The nucleotide sequence GGCTAAATGCTGTCTGACCTCTCTTTTCACaccacaaaaggagaaattaatAGGAAATTGCTTAGTAAGACTAGGAGCATGtatgtaaaaagtaaataaactggGTACTTTGACCCAATATTGAATCTACAGTACACACAGTAAAACCAAAAGTtggaataatttaattttttttgtttggttgtttttgaaagaagttttttcaaggctgcatttattagctaaaaaaaaggaaaaaaaaaacgtaatatcgtgaaatattaaaatttaaaagaatgttttgtatttaaatatataagcattttcagcatcattactccagtattcagtgtcacatgatccttcagaaatcagtctaatattcCAATTTaatgcccaagaaacatttcttcttcagaTTGAgacaatagccaaaaaaaaaaaaagtcgtaaTTATCCAATCTTTTGAGCAGTGCTGTAGGTGGATGCAGGTCTAGCTGTCATTTGCCGTCTTCAGCAGCAGCTGGATCTCCTGCTGGAGGTTAGGAGGCACGTTCAGGAGCCTCATGCCCAGCGGCAAAGGCTGATCTAGAGAAGCCTGAGGGCTCTGATGCTCCTCATACAGCTCTCTCTTCAGACTAGCATTCTCTGCCTTCAGTTTCTCATGCTCCTCCAGCAACCGCTTGTTCTCCAGCAGCAGAACCACCACGAGCTCCCGCAGGTCAGCGGTGGCAGTGCTCTGCTCTTCCAGCCGAGTCTTGTCGTCTTTGGCAGCCTTCCAGCCGAGTGGAGGACTTTGGAGGGCTGTTATCGGGGCTGAGGTGTGTTTTGAAGAGCTGACCAAGGGTCTAGTGTGTTTGCGGCTCATCTTGATCAGTCGCTGCTGTTGGAGATGTCTGTCCCTCTGCGGCTCTAAAGACAGTCGTACCGATAGAAAATGTGATAATTGTTCAAATGTAGGCTGTGCTTTTCTGAAAGAAAAGCTACATGAGAGTACAAATGTGTAGGCTACATTACATTAAAGAACAAGTGTTCCTTTTCATTCACAATAGCTTATAAAGTATATGGAAGACCTTTTAAAACCATTATATAGCTCTGGTACAGTACAAATTCAGGAGCGGTACATTACTGTAGGCAACCTCCTTAAAGATGACAACACAACGACAGCAGCTGCCTGcagattttatgtattatttgacttgttcagattcatttaaaaattaataaacacatatGTGATTTTAGAATACAATATTTTTTCTCCTAGAAGGCTTTTCAGGTTATGTTGATATGATGTTGATACATACTAATAAACAACAGACATTTTTAGAGTACATCTTTGCAATCCATGCACAATCTTTGTATTGCAAGTAGAATCTGAAACATATTTACAGCAATTACCTTATCTAAATCAATTCTGTAGATTTTTTCctaaatttttcagaaaaaaaatgaggaaaaaaaacattctgcagATTCCATTTTGACCTGTCAAtaaattacacacatatatatatatatatatatatatatatatatatatatatatatatatatatatttaaatactatattcAACTACTACCATGCTTAACctttttaaaatcactttcactttgtatttgaatattaaaatgtacattactcagcatgtatcattacattatacttttttttttctctttcgaTTTGCTGGCATGAGGGTTGGAGGATTGTTCTCTGAAATGTGAACGCTTGGCTGATGATTGAGACATGCCAGACTGCAGGAATAGAGTCACGCCTGTCTGCCAGACACGAGCTGTTTCACCTGTTCACTCTGTGTCACTGACCAGGCCTCTGTCAACAGCTCTgagcagaaagaaacaaaaacagattcattcactccttcattcatcttcatgcCATCACTATTATCTATGTGTGCTTGCTCTTAAGAGAACAAAAGGGGGTTCATTGATTCACCTGCTGCTTTACTATGGCATAACTTTTCCTTTGCAACCAACTGATCTGCCTTTCGGCCAAAATGATGGGTCTGTGCATAAACAACTGTCATGCTTTCTGGGAAATACAGTTACAGGATTTAAATCATAAAGATGATGCTTGAGTCTTCAAACAGTGACTAATACCacaaacattaaatcaaaaatagCACATGCCAGTTATTACATTTCATCATTCTTAAGATTAAATCCTGCAAGTCAGTTAATGATTTTGgttatgagaaatatttgttAATcctctctttttgtgtgtgtgtggggtgtctTGTATTTACCTGTGAAAGCTCAAGTAACCACATGTTGCCAGAACATTTCATATTatactgtgattaaaaaaaataatgtccatTACTTCCATTTCTCTTTCACCcagcagacagacagcagctcGCGCAACTTCACGAGCGGTTTGCAGTGACGCGACACGTGTTTGAGTGACTTCACAGTGTATGACGCCATCTGCCGGACAACACAGAAACGTCACGGATCTCTTATCACAAACAGACGTTGATAAGAAACCAGCGTCACGTGCTCAAATACTATGGAAGGCTTAGTTTAGATGAGCAGCAGTGCGTCACGCGCGTCACAGATCATGTATCTCAGACtgcatttcaaacatactgtGACAGAGTTTAAATAGTGTAACAGTTAAAGACATTAAATATCTTTTGGATTAGGAGTAATAGTTTAAGAGAAGTATAAGTAGATGAGAGTTGTTCCAATGCATGTATTTTCTTTTAGTCTCTTTTCATGTGTTATTTGTCTGATTGATTTGGTCATTTAGAGGCTATATGGtgatttttttgtgcatgtgctcATTCACTGGGGGTGGATGTTTTGTCTTTGACCGTTCAAAGAATGGTTTGAGGAGCCCTGAGCAATATCTGCTGACTGAACAGGACAAGGCTGAACATCTGAAACCAGACATAACATTAACAACATTTAATTAACTCAGCTTCTGTCATTCATGTTCTGAAACTGAAACACATGCTTCTTTCACACAGATGAACAATGAGAGCGCCGCTGGTATTTCAGCTCATCTGAGGATCCAGGCTCCCCGTCCTCTCCGTGCTGCTgctctctgtctttgtctcttgCTGATGTCATGGGCAATACCATCAAGCTATAGGGGCTTGCTCATCCATCTTCCTGCTCTTTCCTCCTACGCACGGGGAATTCTGCATGATGGGGGTTCACTGATCCCTGAGAAAAAGCTTCTTATCCAGAAATACTTGGCCTGGGTTATTATTGTATGCCTACATCTGCTTAGAATTTGTTAAAATGATTCAACAATTCATCAGATATGACTACAAAATTGGATTCAGCATtcagtatatatactatatatatatatatatatatatatatatatatatatatatatatatatatatatatatatatgtatatatgaaacaACATTTCTAAGTTAGTTATATTATGTAGTTAGTAATATTTAGTACTAAATTTATACTACAATGGAAAca is from Cyprinus carpio isolate SPL01 chromosome B17, ASM1834038v1, whole genome shotgun sequence and encodes:
- the nrbf2a gene encoding nuclear receptor binding factor 2a gives rise to the protein MTVVYAQTHHFGRKADQLVAKEKLCHSKAAELLTEAWSVTQSEQVRLSLEPQRDRHLQQQRLIKMSRKHTRPLVSSSKHTSAPITALQSPPLGWKAAKDDKTRLEEQSTATADLRELVVVLLLENKRLLEEHEKLKAENASLKRELYEEHQSPQASLDQPLPLGMRLLNVPPNLQQEIQLLLKTANDS